One window of Candidatus Dependentiae bacterium genomic DNA carries:
- a CDS encoding DNA-directed RNA polymerase subunit alpha, with protein MSKKKYQPLTIPRLSWKRETLSNTFGELVAQPLEPGFGITLGNALRRILLGGVEGSAVTAVIIQNVNNEFSALEGIVEDTMQVVLNIKGLVVRNSTGEPGKMTLNVTGEAVASAADIVTDEHLEIVNKDHIIAHVAQGGTLTLEFTVESGRGYQAAQWPVGKALQEDNTIYVDAMFSPIRNITFDVEKTRVGRDIDYDKLTIAVETDGSETPVDVMHYAVSLLRTQLEHFLLTVEIPFNEISAVPEEEKREQQPQVEESLLKGIPVDLLLKPIDELELSVRGHNCLVNAGIKRVIDLVNLTEDEALKIKNFGRKSFNEVGESLKPYGLSFGMNIKESDVKKALENKDKEADHESSKW; from the coding sequence ATGTCTAAAAAGAAGTATCAACCCTTAACAATTCCACGGCTTAGTTGGAAGAGAGAAACGTTGAGTAACACTTTTGGTGAACTCGTCGCCCAACCGCTTGAGCCGGGATTTGGAATTACTTTAGGGAACGCTTTAAGGCGTATATTATTAGGGGGCGTAGAAGGTTCTGCGGTAACAGCGGTTATTATCCAAAATGTTAATAACGAATTTTCTGCACTTGAAGGTATTGTTGAAGATACTATGCAAGTGGTGTTAAATATTAAAGGTTTGGTAGTTCGTAATAGTACGGGTGAACCTGGTAAAATGACACTTAACGTTACTGGAGAAGCTGTTGCCAGTGCAGCAGATATCGTTACTGATGAGCATCTAGAAATAGTTAATAAAGATCATATTATAGCTCATGTTGCTCAAGGTGGTACGCTTACTCTTGAATTTACTGTTGAATCAGGGCGTGGCTATCAAGCGGCACAGTGGCCGGTAGGCAAAGCACTACAAGAAGATAATACTATCTATGTAGATGCAATGTTCTCACCAATAAGAAATATAACATTTGATGTAGAAAAAACTCGTGTTGGTCGTGATATCGATTATGATAAGCTTACTATAGCTGTTGAAACTGATGGATCAGAAACACCGGTTGATGTAATGCATTATGCAGTATCATTACTACGTACACAGCTTGAGCATTTCTTGTTAACGGTAGAAATTCCTTTCAATGAAATTTCTGCTGTACCTGAAGAAGAAAAGCGTGAGCAACAACCACAAGTAGAAGAGTCTCTGCTTAAAGGCATTCCAGTCGATCTTCTATTAAAGCCAATAGACGAACTAGAGCTTTCTGTAAGAGGCCATAATTGTTTGGTTAATGCGGGTATTAAAAGAGTGATTGATCTGGTAAATCTTACAGAAGATGAAGCTCTAAAAATTAAAAACTTTGGACGTAAATCCTTTAACGAAGTAGGCGAAAGCTTAAAGCCTTATGGCTTATCTTTTGGTATGAACATAAAAGAATCTGACGTTAAAAAAGCACTTGAAAATAAAGATAAGGAAGCAGATCATGAATCATCAAAATGGTAG
- a CDS encoding NifU family protein, whose product MGIISSPLDQNQALVERIKEQLTTIRPLVNLHEGDIEFVSFIDGVVSLRLHGACVGCPLSFYTLKLGIEQQLQESIPEVREVVAVD is encoded by the coding sequence ATGGGTATTATAAGCAGTCCACTTGATCAAAATCAAGCACTTGTTGAACGTATCAAAGAGCAACTAACTACTATACGCCCTTTAGTAAACTTACATGAGGGTGATATAGAGTTTGTCTCTTTTATTGACGGCGTAGTCTCCTTACGACTACATGGCGCTTGCGTCGGCTGTCCTCTTTCTTTCTATACGCTTAAGCTTGGCATAGAACAGCAACTTCAAGAATCTATTCCTGAAGTACGCGAAGTCGTTGCTGTAGATTAG
- the rplQ gene encoding 50S ribosomal protein L17: MNHQNGRKKLNLPTAHRIAMLRNQTIMLIEHGHVVTTKARAKELRRFAEKLVTLAREGNNFNARRRAKAILPYKEEALVKLFTDIAPRYIHRPGGYTRIIPLGKRISDTATIAKIEWVL, from the coding sequence ATGAATCATCAAAATGGTAGAAAAAAACTAAATCTGCCTACAGCGCATAGAATCGCCATGCTGCGTAATCAAACTATTATGCTTATTGAACATGGTCATGTGGTAACAACTAAAGCACGTGCTAAAGAATTACGTCGCTTTGCTGAAAAGTTAGTAACACTTGCGCGTGAAGGTAACAACTTTAATGCGCGTCGTCGTGCTAAAGCTATATTGCCTTATAAAGAAGAAGCTCTTGTTAAGCTTTTTACTGATATCGCTCCTCGCTATATTCATCGTCCAGGTGGATACACACGCATTATACCTTTAGGTAAACGTATAAGCGATACAGCTACTATAGCAAAAATTGAATGGGTATTATAA